The following DNA comes from Diadema setosum chromosome 20, eeDiaSeto1, whole genome shotgun sequence.
tgcgaaatgcgaGAAAATTTCCACTGTTACGTTATTGTATGATTTCTAAAATTTCAATAAATGTCATTGATTATCTTAAAAGTCATAGAATGTACTCACTTATGGGATTAATGAATTAGTAAGTTGAATATCTGATTGTGGTCTTCAACAATGTCTCAAGGGATTTTACCTTATCATTTTGCAGTCGCAAGTTCACCAAGAAACCACCAGTCAGTACATCACAGAGGAGCTTTGTAGAGTTTATCCTGGAACCCATGTACAAGCTGTTTGCACAGGTGAGGGCCTTAATCCCATGCCTTTGTTGTggtgtcatgttttatttgccTGGTGCTTACATCAGTTGCATGGTTTTGCTGTAAATTATGTTATAAATGCATCACTTTGCTGAAACTACTTGGGTTTGCTTTGTCTGGTTTATATTGTGTCAATTTATTTATGAACGtacataatgtatgtgtatgtgtactcACATACTGCGTTTATacttgtgtgtgtctgtctttatatgcttttgtgtatgtgtgcagtTGTTGATTtagtatatgcatatatgcattaATCTCTTCAATCAATagtgtatctgtctgtctagtGATTGGTATACATACCTGTTCATCTACCTACTTATGTTACTGTCAGTCCATTAATGtttgtatctatctatttatctttctataTTTCTGTCTGTATATCTATCTGTGTATTTGTCTATATATCTAcctctctatttatctatctctctacaTCTATTTACTAGTATCtgtttatccatctatctatcagtctatctacctatccatctatctgtctgtctgtctgtctatctatctatctatctatctatctatctaatctatTTGTCTACCCATTCATTCGACTTTCTACctgtttctgtctttcttttgatGTGCAGGTGGTAGGTGATGTTGATTCCACTCTCCCTGGAGTCCTGGATGAGTTGGGCATCCACCTCACCAAGGAGGAGATGAAGCTCAACATCCGGCCGCTCCTCAAGCTCGTTTGCCGCAAATTCTTTGGCGACTTTACAGGTGAGAGAAACACAGAGTAGCTTCAAATTTGtagcgattaaaaaaaaaaaagcatgtgcAGGATACTCTTTGAAAGATTGGTAATTATTGCAATATGATATCTATGGTGATATTGATAGGATGAATAATAAGTATCACGGTGTCGATGTATATGCTGAACTGGTTATaatgatgtttgtttttgttgttttaatgaaTGTGACACTTGAAGCATTTTAGAATGTTTTGTCATTATAAATCCCACCCTTGTTACAGTTATTAGATAACTTATGACACAGGGTATGTTAATGAAAATGTTATCACCCAGCACTGTGAGAAAGGTATGATCCAGTTCGCAAAATAATATTGTGAATTGAAGCAAAAGGATTCCAAACAAAAAGTGTCTACAAAAAGGCTTTtatattaaaacaaacattGTTTTAAAAACATATCATGTTTCCTTTAAAGTAAGACATATGCAGACGTGAATAATACTGTTTCCAAAATATGCCCTCATAATTTCAAGTAACTCATGCGaggaaaatgtttgtgttgctTACTATACATCATTGTCAGGATTTGTGGACATGTGCGTTCAGCATGTTCCCTCACCGGCCGACAACGCTAAAACCAAGGTGGAACATTGCTACACAGGTCCAATCGACTCAGACCTTGGGGACTCCATGGTGGATTGTGACCCAGAGGTAGGCTGTACTCTGTGCATATGACTTTCATGGCTAGTGACACATCGTGTGTGAACGAAATGATTGCtgcaatattgtttttttttttttttaactagaaTAGTTTTTGCTTTGGTCATTAATTCttatgatttttatatttcatttagcTGTTCATACGTCAAAGGAGTTTTATAACTTTATCATAACTTGTAAgtgaaaaattaagcaaagaaaatggggttCCAGGGGGATTCCAACCCGAGACCTCCAGGATGCTAGACCGGTGCTTTACCAACTGAGCTATAGAGAGCCCTAGTACAGTGCTTGTCCCAGAAATATATTGGATTCTATTGAATCTCTGTCCCATTAATTTGAAAGACACATGTTGTCTAAAGGTAaatttgctttcattttgtctttttactTCCCAGGCCCCCCTGATGTTGCACACCACCAAGATGTACAGCACGGAGGACGGGGTCAGCTTCCACGCCTTTGGCCGGGTGATGAGCGGCACCATCCACGCCAACCAAGAGGTGCGGGTCCTCGGGGAGAACTACACCCTGGAAGACGAGGAGGACTCCCGCATCACCATGGTGGGGAGGCTCTGGATCTCAGAGGCGAGGTACGTGGATCAGGGGTCAGAGGTGACTCATTAAAGCTTGGCAACAATGTCAGGGTAGAGAAACAGTTGAACAATGTAGAAAATAACCCCAAAATTAGCATAGGGcgtccattaaaaaaaaaattggaatgaTAATTTAGGCTTGACTCAGCTGCATTTGTACTACTGGCATTTACTGAGCAAAACATTTACAGTTTCTTATATATAGCCAAAGAAACCACACAAGCAAATTTATTGAAAGTTACTTCTTAGTTGAGAGTATTAATGTGAATATTAGAGTGTTAATGTGAACACTATGGTATGTCTGTAGGTAGACAAGGCAAAATTGTGTTACAGTGAGTATCCATTACAATGGTACCAAAGCATGTACAGTGCTCACAGGCATGTGCACTGTACATGAAGCTGTAAGATCATGGACAAAGCTTTAACCCTGTTActatgagctgattttgctacaacacacttTCCCATGGACGACTGTCAACATATACTCAGAACCAGTCTTCAACAAGTTGATAAGCATCATTGTTCCATTGTTCCTCCCATTTTATGTCACATCCCAGATACAAGATCGAGGTGAACAGAGTGCCAGCTGGAAACTGGGTCCTGATCGAAGGCGTGGACGAGCCCATTGTCAAGACGTCAACCATCACAGAGAGCAGAGGTCTAGATGAGGTGAGTCCACCTTACCATTCCCTTATAGTTTTGGTAGAGCACTTTCTTGACTCATACAAACATTTCAGAGGAAGAGGAAGCAGCTGTAATCAATCTGTAGGCTGGTTTTCATGataaaactgtacattatcTGTGAACAGTCACAAGGCAGGTGGAAAGCTGTCACTGCCTTAAAagtctttcaattcaattcatacatttattcagtaataaaaatcatttgaatcTAAATTGTTTACAAAATGTAGCAGGTACAGTTCAGAGAAAGCCAGAGGCTTGTGAAAATAGAATGTACCcttaaaaacaaatcatacacatattgcaatttaaacattaaaatacaaaatgataaacTGAGTCAATTAGAAGATGTCTGTGTACACTGGGTTTTGCATTGAGCATTGAAACTGGTCATTAAGTGGAGCATTAGAGCTGTCATTGAGGTCTTTTGACATTTAAGTTTTCCTTGCAGCTGAGATTTTGGCGATAAATAGACCAAAACTATGTCACAAACCTGTTTGATATTGTCATTAAtggagccaaaaaaaaaaagtgtcttcatGTTGTCTGTCATCATGTTTAAATGTCTAAAGCCTTGGAAATGTCATGTTTCTTTGCAGCATCTATTTagattgacacattttttttcttgtatgttTTATTAAAGTTTCATGCCAGAGAAGATCAGGAAACACATTTAAAAACAAGATGATATGGGAAGAATAATGTTGGGCCCATAACAAATGTCTTATTTATTGTGAACACAAGTGTTAGCACTCGAAAGACAACATTAATTGATTTCAATGCACACCAGTTTTAACAAtaatgttgatggtgatgataatgatgataataacaagttGTAAGTTGAGTTTAGTGATGACAGTAGTGATAACAATGGATATGGGAATTAAAATGATAACTCCATCTGGGTATTACATTTTGACAGGTGCATATCTTCCGGCCTTTGAAGTTCAACACAACCTCGGTCATCAAGATCGCCTGTGAGCCAGTCAACCCGTCAGAACTTCCCAAGATGTTGGATGGTCTGCGTAAAGTCAACAAGAGCTACCCTCTCATCACCACCAAGGTTTGTTGTGGGTCTTTCTTAATTCTttgtgtgccatggtgtaaaccccatATGTGTCACATTATTCCAAGACATTTATTTAAcactttgtttattttatttatatcttcttttgtttttagccAGTAATAGTTTTGCAATCATCTTTGACACATGCAAACTCCAGTAtggcttctttttttcttttcttttcttttttttaatcagtaaaatgtggaaatttttACGTCAAATGTATTTGTATGCTTGCATATTTCATAGATTTTCCAGTAGGCTGACCTTAGCCAACCACTGAGCAAGGCCAATTTCGGTATAAGTGAGAGAATGGATAAATTTAAGAAAATCGAAGaaattcttgaaaaataaaagcaccaTTGCAACTCCCCATCACCTTGACTCTGTGGAGGATGTGGGCCAGATTTAGTGGTGCCATAGCAACACTCCCCCAGTTGATCCATCCAGGAGGGAAATGATATGTCTCCATGGATCTACAATTGagggtacatttttttttgtctttccatgtttgttttttaatatgaGGAGGTAATATTAAGTTAGAGCTCTTACTTTGCAGTTACATTCTTTCTTTGTAAATTTAaccaatatacactgtacttgtgaCAAAAATTTCCACTACAAACCTGTTTGCCAGTAACTCAAGGTTACCCATCTTAGCTAAAACCATGTGCATCGATGGTGAAACCTCTCTCCAACTTTTGCATCTTCTGAAACTAGCAAAGACCCAGGGAAAGTCAAAATATACAATGTGCagaagaagatatatatatatatatatatatatatatatatatatatatatatatatatatatatatatatatttttttttttttttttttgtgaacagACTttcaaatgtatgcaaattattaaaatatacaatttttgtgtgtgtttcctcATACGATTGTAGGTTGAGGAGTCCGGAGAGCATGTAATCCTAGGGACAGGAGAGCTATACCTCGACTGTGTCATGCACGACCTCAGGAAGATGTATTCAGAAATTGGTGAGATGAGCCCTTGAAAACAAGATGCAGAGATCCATTCTGGAAAGATGTGTCTAATACAATTTCATATACTTCAGCAGCAATTTGAATACTATCAGCTGAATGGTTGTTACAATTTGTACATTACTGTTCCTATTGTTTATTCCGCAATTTTCAGCAACTTCTGATATTGCAAACTTTGATTAGAAAAGTCCCTTAGAATTGTTGAGACGATTTACTCTCAAAAACTTGAGGAGTTTGCCATGAGAAAGAATTCAGAGACCAAGAAGACTATGCTGAGCTTGAATtcctgtttctgttttttgtatCCTCTCTCATACTGTAAATGACATATGGGCATACCATATGTGCCAAATTAGGTCTTGTAGACAATTCTGCAAGTGGTAGAATTTGGGAGGCAATATTTTCATGAGTTCTTAACTTCGCAACTATCAGTCCACTCCCAAGCACAACAAAGCTGGGATACTACATGTTCTGTTTAGTTTGCATTTCTAGTTCCTTCTGCACTCATATCTCTTTTTGATTCATGTAtgattgattgacagattgaCTAATGTTGGTTGTTTTAgttttcattgtgatttgtagATGGCAATAAGTTGCCAAATTCTCAGTTTAATTgtttaaaactttatttgtttaCACTCAGATATCAAGGTTGCTGATCCTGTGGTGTCTTTCTGTGAGACTGTGGTGGAGACATCGTCACTGAAATGTTTTGCTGAGACACCCAATAAGAAGTGAGCTCCTTGGCAGATTCTATAATCTCTCACAGAGATGGGGTATTCAGTTGAAGTTATTAGCATCTGGGGGACTTACGTAACTAGATTCTGAGTGTGCCTAGCATTTGAGGGAAAGGCTAGTTGTTTGCAGTGATTGAATTGATGTAAATTATGTTTGATAAGGAGCTCAACTTTCTCTTCTGAAAAACAACAGGAGAACTGACAGCaatattgatttcatatttAATAGTGGCCTTGGATTTTAGCAAAATTGAGAGTTACTAACACTTATGACTGGAGAAAGATATGACCATCTTAAATATTTTGTAGTTTATCGCTCAAAATGACCTACTAggacttttattttttatagatATTTCCATGTTTTTAATATTTGATAGATATTTCCATGTTTTTAATATTTGTCTTGTCTCTCTTGTCACTGAAGACATACAATTATCCTCACACAAGCTGTTCCTTCATTCTTCCAAGACCAGAGGAGCCATTTATGTCTTTACATGCTAGTTAAATTGAAAactttgtgatggtaatgatggttGCAATTAGGGCACAACACAGGAATTGTGGAACTCGTAAATGATAGTCAACCTGATATCAGAAGTTGTTATGCAGGAAGGGTTAAATATTTGAGAAGCCCTTTTTGACTGATTTCCATCCCTCTTCACTCCAGGAACAAACTGACCATGATTGCGGAGCCGCTGGAAAAGAACCTGGCAGAGGACATCGAAAATGAGGTTGTTCAGATCACGTGGAACAGGTACGCACGACTCTCTGCGTGCTAATTTCTCAGGGCAGCTCTGTCAGTCGGGCCGGGATTTTAATTTTATGTCATGTGTGCTTCCCTGGTAAGAGTCCAATTTATTATGTTTCATGTGCTGAGCTCATGCATTGtagatggtgatggtgactttGGTTGCTATGACTATTCCTGCTCTGTATGCTGTTCCATCTGTGTTCACTTGTCTGTTTCTTTGATACACAAATAATTTCACTTCTTcgatttttttgatttttttttttagatacaagACATCATCATAGTTTATtggcagttgttgtttttttttactttgttagGTCATCTTCCCTCTTGCATCTTCATTTACCTGAGACAACAGGTGAGCTTACATTTGGGTTGGCTTGACATTTCACTGAATTAGCCCATTTTCATACCCTGTTTTGTCTCTAATTGTGTCATAATATTAGGAAACGCCTTGGAGAGTTCTTCCAGACCAAGTACGACTGGGATCTGCTGGCAGCTAGGTCCATCTGGGCCTTTGGGCCCGACGCGACGGGCCCCAACATCCTGGTTGATGACACCCTTCCCTCTGAGGTAAGGGAACTCTTTGTCTCTATAGAGCCTGCTGCTCTGTGTTGGGTGAAAGCGCAATTCTGCACCACGTTCATGTGGATTTTAAGGGAATTTAGTCGTCAGATATTATTGTTCTGTGATTAAATCAACCTTAGTTTGCTGCCCACTGTGGTATATTTGCAAAACCAACAGTAAATCATTTGTTGTTTCCCACAAGCTTTGCACAAATGTGTACTCCTATTTGCTGTAGTgcgaacaagcaaacaaatagcGTGTGACGTCTACAGCTTACAACTTTTAGTGATACAGTGTAAAAGTattaaagcaaacaaacaaagcggTCAAAGGTttacctgcaaaaaaaaagaactgaaaaTAAGAAAGCTATTGTGTTTTATAAGTCTTAGatcattttatgaaattattTCAGTGGCAACAACTTTAGCAAGTTAGATAAGATGATAGCTTCATGGTTTCACATATTGAAATACTACAAGCCTTCACTTGATGTCTTTTTCCTGACATGAAATctaaaagaaaatcattttttttttttttggggggggggggatttttgaTATCGTACAGTAACTTAGCAGTGCTGACCTATGGGGGAAAGGGCCATTGTAGACTAATTATCAACCAAAGACATGGTTATTATGGTATTTCTGTTATCAAACTTGTTGGAGAGTTGTGAGTTGCTGATATTATAGCAGTCAATTTCTATGTGTGACTATTACTGACATCACTATTTTGTtaaaatgcataaaaatgtgaaacttcATGACTTCCTTATCTGAAGTCCAATGCTTATGAAATTTCTATCATTTAGTTCGTCTGATTTTAATCTGTTTATCGTAGTCAAGTTGAAAAGGGTGTTAAGTGGCACTCTAAAGGAGTTTCTTAACAGTTTTGTCCCCTGACCCAAACCATTCCATTtgcataacaaaacaaagatgtGACCAATTTTGGATTTGGATGCGCAGCTTTGGCCATACAtggctgttgaatattcataacattgAGATGATTCCCTGAGATGTCACAGTCACTTATGGCTCTTTGCTTCCGAACAGGTCGACAAGGACCTCCTGACGTCGGTGAAGGATAGCATCGTCCAGGGATTCCAGTGGGGTACCAGGGAGGGGCCACTCTGTGATGAACGTAAGTCAAAGTAGATGAAGGTCACTTATGAGTGCATTCTGCTGATTACTCATAGCATTCACCAATTAGATTTCACGTGCAAGGAATTAAGAGTCAAATGAGAGTTTTGACGAGATATGCAGCCGTGCATTGATGAGCAGTGAATGAGGATATTGTCATGTGCAACAGTCAAGTTCTTTAGGCAGGCTTAATCCAACCACATGAGAGCTGATGGCCAGGGGAACATTCTCATACTAGCCTGGACATGGTCTGTTGAGGAAGTCATGAGGTATTAGCATAAATTTAGATGACATTAAATCTTCAGTGGAAATGGTCCTACAATTATTATTCTAATGCTTAAGGTCAGAGTATTACCTACATGATGAGTCCATATCGAATGAAACTTTCATTTAGAACTCTTCCCTAGCCATTGTTACAGATGAAGATTACAAATGAGGGTTACAGCAAGGCATTCCAATATTCAGAGATGCTAACAATATATTGAAACTCAGAGATGCCAACAATATATTGAAACTCAGTTTTgctacatttatttttttttttttatctgtttccTGCAGCAATCCGAAATGTGAAGTTCAAGATCCTGGATGCAGTGATCGCCAACGAACCTATCCACCGGGGAGGTGGCCAGGTGATCCCCACAGCCAGGAGGGTGGCCTATTCAGCTTTCCTCATGGTAAGTCTTGTGGTGAATTATACCCCACGGAAACCTGTGACTTACAACAAAATGATTAGGTGGGACTCTATAGATTAGTTGAGCCTGAAGACAGTTGTGCATCAGAAATTTGAATGAATGGGACTAAGATATGTACAGAATATTGTCAGACACATTTATATGGCCTTCCACTATGCTAGCTTAGTTTTCACTCAATTGTATTCAACAACTGTAAAATACAGATGTATTGATAGAGAAAACTCTGGTCAGTTGAGGAGAGATACGTCACAACAACTAGCCATTCAAGTATAATGGTTGGTTGAAGCCATGATTGTGGTTGTGAAGCTTTAAAACACTAGGAAAAGATGTACATGTTGATGAAACAGGCAGCCATTTATTATGCATATGTCTCGAATGTTTTCCTTGTGATGCGATGCAGGCCACCCCTCGACTGATGGAGCCCTACAACTTTGTGGAGGTGCAGGCCCCAGCTGACTGCGTCTCTGCCGTCTACACAGTACTCGCCAGGAGAAGGTAGCCGATTACTTTCTTCATCTAGAAAAATGTTAATGGCAAAATGCATGAAGGAGTGGGAAAATGGTCTAGGAAGACAAGAGTTGTTTTGAGCTCTGTTGTATACATAAGTGAACTATGACTGGCAAGTAGTAAATAACAGCCTATGAAAAAATAACCACCCGTTAGCTAGCTAGAATCATGCATTCAATAAGTTCAGTCAATTTTGCTTCTTGCTAGCTTTGCTAGCCTTGCCAGGCTTTTCATGCAATTCAGTTCATTGTTAtctgaaaatattctttgcagagtttttgtttgtttgcgtctGTGAAATgctaatgaaaaaaagaaaaagaaaagaaaaacaaaattatgccTCAATTtaagtgtgcatgtgttttccttttttctttgcattgtgaTAATTTCTCATGTACTGGTAAGATGTACTGAGGAAATTTGCTGTTCAATAATTACCATATACTTGATCATGTGTGTGATGGTTTGAAGATTAATTGTTTCCATCGTTTGTCTCTTTTTAACTTTTTCCTCACATAGGGGTCACGTTACCCAGGATGCACCTGTGCCGGGGTCGCCGCTGTATACCATCAAGGCCTTCATCCCTGCCATTGACTCCTTCGGCTTTGAGACGGACTTGAGGACCCACACCCAGGGCCAGGCTTTCTGCCTATCCGTCTTCCACCACTGGCAGGTAGGGATGCAgtcagttgccatggcaacataccCACCCATCTCATCAatcttttgtttctgtttgggGATGCTTTTGAATGGGAAAGGTGCTCCTGTAGTAGTGAGTAGTGTAACAAGTAAATGTGTTACTATGCATTCTCTCCTGGGGGATCAAAGGCTAATAGATTTGTTACAGTTAGCGAAAGACTGTGTGAAAGCAAAGAGCATTACCagtaaatcccccccccctccctatATAGTGCCTGTGCTTTAAGTATTCAAGATGTTATTCCTGTATGAATGTGCATGTGTTGTTGTCAAGCAATAATAAGACCTG
Coding sequences within:
- the LOC140244104 gene encoding 116 kDa U5 small nuclear ribonucleoprotein component-like, coding for MEADLYDEFGNYIGPELDSDSDEEGDGQGDAMADFDMDDDDDIADDADVHDDEDRSQAVVLHEDKKYYPTAEEIYGPDVETIVHEEDAQPLTEPVIAPVKQKKFTLTEQELPATAYDMEYLADMMDNANLIRNVTLAGHLHHGKTTFVDCLLEQTHPDLRTKEDRHLKYTDTLFTEHERGVSIKAQPVTLVLPDCKGKHYLMNVMDTPGHVNFSDEATASFRLSDGVVVFVDAAEGVMLNTERIIKHAVQEQLAVTICINKIDRLVLELKLPPTDAYYKLRHIVDEINGLLSVYTDEAEQKIVSPLLGNVCFASSQYSVCFTLASFAKIYTDTYGDIDYNQFAKRLWGDIYFSQKTRKFTKKPPVSTSQRSFVEFILEPMYKLFAQVVGDVDSTLPGVLDELGIHLTKEEMKLNIRPLLKLVCRKFFGDFTGFVDMCVQHVPSPADNAKTKVEHCYTGPIDSDLGDSMVDCDPEAPLMLHTTKMYSTEDGVSFHAFGRVMSGTIHANQEVRVLGENYTLEDEEDSRITMVGRLWISEARYKIEVNRVPAGNWVLIEGVDEPIVKTSTITESRGLDEVHIFRPLKFNTTSVIKIACEPVNPSELPKMLDGLRKVNKSYPLITTKVEESGEHVILGTGELYLDCVMHDLRKMYSEIDIKVADPVVSFCETVVETSSLKCFAETPNKKNKLTMIAEPLEKNLAEDIENEVVQITWNRKRLGEFFQTKYDWDLLAARSIWAFGPDATGPNILVDDTLPSEVDKDLLTSVKDSIVQGFQWGTREGPLCDEPIRNVKFKILDAVIANEPIHRGGGQVIPTARRVAYSAFLMATPRLMEPYNFVEVQAPADCVSAVYTVLARRRGHVTQDAPVPGSPLYTIKAFIPAIDSFGFETDLRTHTQGQAFCLSVFHHWQIVPGDPLDKSIIIRPLEPQPATHLAREFMIKTRRRKGLSEDVSINKFFDDPMLLELARQDVMLNYPM